A stretch of the Desulfomonile tiedjei genome encodes the following:
- a CDS encoding transposase: MESSIKQSKNTLRRDKTSRHRFAANQARLLMGVLAHSLLHMLRQFYLRGEEVKRLMEWLIKRLVKVGASVSYHGRRWNVHGASAFPLARHCRTFFSSESRQNIFDSREDRGVGSKTRRIRRCQQRYCGVADLLSHEGPSGVLLGVRGRLSRQDSGAPAPKWQHRRIILGNRPFRKR; this comes from the coding sequence ATGGAGAGTAGTATCAAACAGAGTAAGAACACGTTGCGCCGGGATAAGACGAGCCGCCATCGCTTCGCCGCCAACCAAGCCCGGTTGCTCATGGGAGTCTTGGCCCACAGCCTCCTGCACATGCTCCGACAGTTCTATCTGCGTGGCGAGGAGGTGAAACGTTTAATGGAATGGCTGATCAAGCGCTTGGTCAAGGTCGGAGCGAGCGTGTCGTATCACGGTCGGAGGTGGAATGTTCATGGGGCGTCGGCATTTCCTTTGGCTCGACATTGCCGCACATTTTTTTCGAGTGAGAGCCGACAGAATATTTTTGACAGTCGAGAGGACCGTGGGGTAGGCTCAAAAACAAGAAGAATCCGGCGTTGTCAGCAACGTTACTGTGGTGTTGCCGACCTCTTGTCTCATGAGGGACCATCAGGGGTCTTGTTGGGTGTCAGGGGGAGACTGTCGAGACAGGATTCTGGGGCACCGGCCCCGAAATGGCAACACCGCCGCATAATTTTGGGCAATAGGCCATTCAGGAAAAGATGA